From Borrelia sp. RT5S, the proteins below share one genomic window:
- a CDS encoding single-stranded DNA-binding protein yields the protein MADINSLVLSGRLTRDSELTYTETGMAILKFGLANNRRMKKNDEWIDHAQFFECVVFSKRAESLSAFLKKGKQVVVSGSLKYESWQDRNTGDKRSKISVLVDELQMFGASTTTQSTGSSGFEGYKKTDTFKDIDFDDSFNEDIPF from the coding sequence ATGGCAGATATTAATTCGTTAGTGTTGTCTGGCAGGCTTACTAGGGATTCTGAGCTTACATATACCGAGACTGGTATGGCTATTCTTAAGTTTGGTTTGGCTAATAACAGAAGGATGAAGAAAAATGATGAATGGATTGATCATGCTCAGTTTTTTGAGTGTGTTGTATTTTCAAAGAGGGCAGAAAGTCTTAGTGCTTTTCTTAAGAAGGGGAAGCAGGTCGTGGTAAGTGGTTCTTTGAAATATGAGAGTTGGCAGGACAGAAACACTGGAGATAAAAGAAGTAAGATTAGTGTTTTAGTAGATGAGCTTCAGATGTTTGGAGCATCAACTACTACTCAGAGTACTGGTAGTTCTGGGTTTGAAGGATATAAGAAGACAGATACATTTAAGGATATTGACTTTGATGACAGTTTTAACGAAGATATACCTTTTTAG
- the rplI gene encoding 50S ribosomal protein L9 encodes MKVILKEDFVNLGKEGDTVDVKDGFARNYLLPKGFAVFSNKHNIDIFSQKKRAILRRQETKKRAALELKEKLDVVKLEFVMQSSEGGKLFHSINSSNIVDELLKLGFEIERRKIDIHHGMLKTFGLYEVNIKLYEGISSTIKVEIKKEEQKSNIKKVKKVEKEI; translated from the coding sequence ATGAAAGTAATTTTGAAGGAAGATTTTGTCAATCTTGGTAAAGAAGGTGATACTGTTGATGTGAAGGACGGTTTTGCAAGGAATTATTTATTGCCTAAGGGGTTCGCTGTTTTTTCAAATAAGCATAACATTGATATTTTTAGTCAAAAGAAAAGGGCGATACTTAGGAGACAGGAGACGAAGAAAAGGGCGGCTCTTGAGCTTAAGGAGAAACTTGATGTTGTTAAGTTAGAGTTTGTGATGCAGTCTAGTGAGGGAGGAAAATTATTCCATAGCATTAATAGCTCAAATATTGTTGATGAACTTTTAAAGCTTGGATTTGAAATTGAGAGAAGAAAAATAGATATACATCATGGTATGTTAAAAACTTTTGGGCTCTATGAGGTGAATATTAAGCTTTATGAGGGAATTAGTTCTACTATTAAGGTTGAGATAAAAAAAGAAGAGCAGAAGAGTAATATTAAGAAAGTTAAGAAGGTCGAAAAGGAAATTTAG
- the rpsR gene encoding 30S ribosomal protein S18, whose amino-acid sequence MYKDREFHQRDSRSDGHQDGFKKNPNFRFFKKKTCKFCDMDRVPDFKEFDFLRKFITEQGKILPRRITGTSAKHQRRLALEIKKARYMALLPFVKR is encoded by the coding sequence ATGTATAAGGATAGAGAATTTCATCAGAGAGATTCGAGGTCTGATGGACATCAGGATGGTTTTAAGAAGAATCCTAATTTTAGGTTTTTTAAGAAAAAAACATGTAAGTTTTGCGATATGGACAGAGTTCCAGATTTTAAAGAATTTGATTTCCTTAGGAAATTTATTACGGAACAGGGTAAGATACTGCCTAGAAGGATTACGGGCACATCTGCTAAGCATCAGAGGCGCCTTGCATTAGAGATTAAAAAGGCTAGGTATATGGCATTGCTCCCCTTTGTGAAGAGATAG